One Numida meleagris isolate 19003 breed g44 Domestic line chromosome 6, NumMel1.0, whole genome shotgun sequence genomic region harbors:
- the L3HYPDH gene encoding trans-3-hydroxy-L-proline dehydratase isoform X1, whose translation MAAAAAGGCGDGEGRRLPPRSLTEPTLHTVEMHTGGEPLRVIPRLEAMEEAAATGLSLLALRRHMAATQDHVRRALMHEPRGHDGMYGAVVVRGGAAADGADLAVLFLHGSGYSAMCGHAVLALGRFALDFGLVAAPQCPETAVRLRCPCGPVTAFVPWDGYRSGNPVRFHSVPAFVAATGGAQAGDVAIDVPGHGKVVVDISYGGTFYAFLSAEQLGLDVCSSRTRDLVSAASAVTEAVKEQFKLHHPESEDLAFIYGTILTDGKDAFSEEPTTNICVFADEQVDRSPTGSGVTARIALQYHKGLIQLNQSRTFRSSTTGSLFTGKAVKEAKFGDYNAVVVEVSGEAFYTGTATFTLEEEDPLKYGFFFK comes from the exons AtggcggcggcagcggcgggcGGTTGCGGTGACGGCGAGGGCCGGCGGCTGCCGCCCCGCTCGCTCACAGAGCCAACGCTGCACACCGTGGAGATGCACACGGGCGGCGAACCGCTGCGTGTCATCCCGCGGTTGGAGGCGATGGAAGAGGCGGCGGCAACCGGGCTGTCGCTGCTGGCGCTGCGGCGGCACATGGCGGCCACGCAGGACCACGTGCGGCGGGCACTGATGCACGAGCCGCGGGGCCACGACGGCATGTACGGGGCCGTGGTGGTGCGTGGCGGGGCGGCCGCCGACGGTGCCGACCTGGCAGTGCTTTTCCTGCACGGCTCCGGCTACAGCGCCATGTGCGGCCATGCCGTGCTGGCCCTCGGCCGCTTCGCCCTCGACTTCGGGCTGGTGGCAGCCCCGCAGTGCCCCGAGACCGCCGTGCGCCTGCGCTGCCCCTGCGGCCCCGTCACCGCCTTTGTGCCCTGGGACGGATACCGCAGCGGTAACCCCGTCCGCTTCCACAGCGTGCCCGCCTTTGTCGCTGCCACCGGTGGGGCCCAAGCTGGTG ACGTGGCCATCGACGTCCCAGGTCATGGCAAGGTGGTGGTTGACATCAGCTACGGTGGGACTTTCTATGCCTTTCTCAGCGCCGAGCAGCTGGGCCTCGACGTGTGCTCCTCAAGGACCAGAGACCTCGTTAGCGCAGCCAGCGCGGTGACGGAGGCGGTGAAGGAGCAG TTCAAGCTGCATCACCCCGAGAGCGAAGACCTGGCTTTCATCTATGGCACCATTCTGACAGATGGAAAAGACGCCTTCAGCGAGGAGCCCACCACCAACATCTGTGTGTTCGCAGATGAGCAG GTGGACCGAAGCCCGACAGGCTCCGGCGTGACAGCTCGCATTGCCCTGCAGTACCATAAGGGACTCATCCAGCTGAACCAGAGCAGAACCTTTCGGAGCAGCACCACGGGGTCCTTGTTCACGGGGAAGGCGGTGAAG GAAGCCAAGTTCGGGGACTACAATGCTGTCGTGGTGGAAGTCTCGGGAGAAGCCTTTTACACCGGCACGGCCACCTTCACGTTGGAAGAGGAGGACCCGCTGAAGTACGGGTTCTTCTTCAAGTGA
- the JKAMP gene encoding JNK1/MAPK8-associated membrane protein isoform X2 — protein sequence MIRSAVDIQPACLGLYCGRVVLAVNGSAEVYGDCGVCPRGQRTDDNKICRECVGSPDRYDWLYLGFMAMLPLVLHWFFIEWYSGKKSALLQHITALFECSIAAIVTLLVSDPAGSLHIRSCKVKKLSDWYTMLYNPSPDYITTVHCTHEAVYPLYTIVFIYYAFCLVLMMLLRPFLVKKIACGLGKSDRFKSIYAALYFFPVLTVLQAVGGGLLYYAFPYIILVLSLVTLAVYLSASEVESVKDLLVRKKRLVVLFSHWLLHAYGIISIPKLDKLEQDLPLLALVPAPAIFYLMTAKYTEPSRILSEGGNGH from the exons ATGATCCGCTCCG CTGTTGACATCCAGCCCGCCTGCCTGGGGCTGTACTGCGGCAGGGTCGTACTCGCTGTCAACGGCTCCGCGGAGGTCTACGGGGACTGCGGG GTGTGCCCCAGAGGTCAACGAACTGATGACAACAAAATCTGCCGGGAGTGCGTGGGATCCCCAGACCGCTATGACTGGCTGTACCTCGGCTTCATGGCCATGCTACCCCTCGTTTTGCACTGGTTCTTTATTGAGTGGTATTCAGGCAAAAAGAG TGCACTGTTGCAGCACATCACTGCCTTGTTTGAGTGCAGCATTGCAGCAATTGTTACTCTGCTAGTGAGTGACCCCGCTGGCTCTCTGCATATCCGTTCCTGCAAGGTGAAGAAGCTTTCAGACTGGTATACGATGCTCTACAACCCAAGTCCTGATTACATCACTACAGTGCACTGCACTCATGAAGCAGTCTATCCCCT GTACACGATTGTGTTTATATATTACGCCTTCTGCCTTGTGCTAATGATGCTCCTTCGACCTTTTCTGGTTAAGAAAATTGCCTGTGGCTTAGGAAAGTCTGATcgatttaaaagcatttatgcGGCACTTTACTTCTTCCCAGTCCTCACCGTGCTCCAGGCAGTTGGAGGAGGCCTGCTCT ATTATGCCTTTCCATACATCATACTGGTATTGTCTCTGGTTACGCTGGCTGTGTACTTGTCTGCTTCTGAAGTGGAG TCTGTCAAGGATCTTCTTGTCAGGAAGAAAAGGCTTGTTGTCCTCTTCAGCCACTGGCTGCTTCATGCCTATGGAATCATCTCCATTCCCAAACTGGACAAGCTTGAGCAGGACCTCCCACTGCTTGCCTTGGTACCTGCACCTGCCATCTTCTACTTGATGACAGCAAAGTACACCGAGCCATCACGCATACTCTCAGAAGGTGGAAATGGACATTAA
- the JKAMP gene encoding JNK1/MAPK8-associated membrane protein isoform X1 yields MIRSAVDIQPACLGLYCGRVVLAVNGSAEVYGDCGVCPRGQRTDDNKICRECVGSPDRYDWLYLGFMAMLPLVLHWFFIEWYSGKKSSSALLQHITALFECSIAAIVTLLVSDPAGSLHIRSCKVKKLSDWYTMLYNPSPDYITTVHCTHEAVYPLYTIVFIYYAFCLVLMMLLRPFLVKKIACGLGKSDRFKSIYAALYFFPVLTVLQAVGGGLLYYAFPYIILVLSLVTLAVYLSASEVESVKDLLVRKKRLVVLFSHWLLHAYGIISIPKLDKLEQDLPLLALVPAPAIFYLMTAKYTEPSRILSEGGNGH; encoded by the exons ATGATCCGCTCCG CTGTTGACATCCAGCCCGCCTGCCTGGGGCTGTACTGCGGCAGGGTCGTACTCGCTGTCAACGGCTCCGCGGAGGTCTACGGGGACTGCGGG GTGTGCCCCAGAGGTCAACGAACTGATGACAACAAAATCTGCCGGGAGTGCGTGGGATCCCCAGACCGCTATGACTGGCTGTACCTCGGCTTCATGGCCATGCTACCCCTCGTTTTGCACTGGTTCTTTATTGAGTGGTATTCAGGCAAAAAGAG tTCCAGTGCACTGTTGCAGCACATCACTGCCTTGTTTGAGTGCAGCATTGCAGCAATTGTTACTCTGCTAGTGAGTGACCCCGCTGGCTCTCTGCATATCCGTTCCTGCAAGGTGAAGAAGCTTTCAGACTGGTATACGATGCTCTACAACCCAAGTCCTGATTACATCACTACAGTGCACTGCACTCATGAAGCAGTCTATCCCCT GTACACGATTGTGTTTATATATTACGCCTTCTGCCTTGTGCTAATGATGCTCCTTCGACCTTTTCTGGTTAAGAAAATTGCCTGTGGCTTAGGAAAGTCTGATcgatttaaaagcatttatgcGGCACTTTACTTCTTCCCAGTCCTCACCGTGCTCCAGGCAGTTGGAGGAGGCCTGCTCT ATTATGCCTTTCCATACATCATACTGGTATTGTCTCTGGTTACGCTGGCTGTGTACTTGTCTGCTTCTGAAGTGGAG TCTGTCAAGGATCTTCTTGTCAGGAAGAAAAGGCTTGTTGTCCTCTTCAGCCACTGGCTGCTTCATGCCTATGGAATCATCTCCATTCCCAAACTGGACAAGCTTGAGCAGGACCTCCCACTGCTTGCCTTGGTACCTGCACCTGCCATCTTCTACTTGATGACAGCAAAGTACACCGAGCCATCACGCATACTCTCAGAAGGTGGAAATGGACATTAA
- the LOC110401545 gene encoding myosin-9-like isoform X2, whose protein sequence is MLRPEPGTVALPPSAVALAAIHRLQSLEKHVKNEACTFSGEVVQHLEDIIAAIEKLEEMRRNTIECLEEETIKNSKLRFRMHNFPGEIAAEMTALVAASRESGAAKMNQLQSALKNIAYEIELLDEKQTLCERQNAALCEEQERLQTQHKERVDLLNERMATKINTNVLLLETDRKIRDKEREIIRAKAALEELQEKIAEKMRQLEKEKEECDGKNREMKKILDAQEEKTEAKKRTFENLNIKLLGLQHLISLNSKAIHNEEILIAKQKEKSEHLEKKRDLKKADMAAALEKKNQIDSELQLLQSKIAQEKEDFDQELGKANEYLQNAECLNNKLKLENKAVRRKFEQALEEEKHWARRRDEMEAKLGRLSLLFNEKLEFLEKLVMKKNDLEKETEHLEDSLLISKESNAKELVSLEQKLKAENKMRLMLQWKLLYLAKRRKLFFLEEENISRKVNERIETGEKRHAKLLLETKELEKELLQSENQIKALTEEAIKKKNDYRNYNEDFTNKIKYLENDIKTASENLLKTEHELNVSRLALEETQKETEEKYTEYEELRKSFLKKKDEEVQTKRAIQKSIKTTGMLKEEIPELQRQLCIKRGAAVSQLKHQTESMKLLERDNYEINRKLDIVNAENCRLKLCNAQMKEEIFAMNAEAGGHQSAIVKIRNDLAVLRGLLLKRWSEDSSIQKEFLENEQEILNAVTALLRKIQHREKKIGDINSRLRNSLEGLDSLFEKKSRMDDDESDAVKNK, encoded by the exons aaaaacaCGTGAAAAATGAAGCCTGTACATTCAGTGGGGAAGTTGTGCAGCATCTTGAAGACATTATTGCTGCTATTGAGAAATTG GAGGAAATGCGAAGGAATACCATTGAATGCCTAGAAGAAGAGACTATAAAAAACAGCAAGCTTCGCTTCAGAATGCACAATTTTCCAGGAGAGATTGCTGCTGAGATGACAG ctCTTGTTGCTGCATCACGTGAATCTGGTGCTGCTAAGATGAATCAGCTGCAGTCTGCATTGAAAAACATTGCTTATGAAATTGAATTACTGGATGAGAAGCAAACCCTTTGTGAAAGGCAGAATGCTGCACTGTG tgaggAACAAGAGCGCCTGCAGACACAGCATAAAGAAAGAGTGGACTTACTGAATGAAAGGATGGCAACAAAAATTAACACAAATGTGCTCTTACTTGAGACTGATCGTAAAATAAGggataaagaaagagaaataatcagAGCAAAGGCAGCGTTAGAAGAACTACAAGagaaaatagctgaaaaaatgaGGCAGcttgagaaagagaaggaagaatgtGATGGAAAG aatagagaaatgaaaaaaatccttgatGCTCAGGAGGAAAAAACTGAAGCGAAAAAGCGCACGTTTGAAAACCTGAATATAAAATTATTGGGCCTGCAACATTTGATAAGTCTGAATTCAAAA GCAATACATAACGAGGAAATTCTcattgcaaaacagaaagagaagagtgaacatttggaaaaaaagagggatcTTAAAAAGGCGGACATGGCAGCAGCCTTGGAAAAGAA AAATCAGATTGATTCTGAGTTACAGCTTTTACAATCAAAAATCGCTCAAGAAAAAGAGGATTTTGATCAGGAACTTGGAAAG GCTAATGAATATCTACAAAATGCTGAATGCCTGAACAACAAACTTAAATTGGAGAACAAAGCTGTGCGCCGAAAGTTTGAGCAggcactggaagaagaaaaacactgggCCAGGAGAAGAGATGAGATGGAGGCAAA ATTGGGGAGGTTATCCCTTCTGTTCAATGAAAAGCTTGAATTTCTAGAAAAACTTGTGATGAAAAAGAATGACCTGGAGAAGGAAACTGAACATCTTGAAGACAGCCTATT aataTCCAAGGAAAGTAATGCAAAGGAACTGGTATCTCTAGAGCAAAAGttgaaggcagaaaataagATGAG ATTGATGCTTCAGTGGAAGCTACTGTACTTAGCAAAGCGAAGAAAACTCTTTTTCTTGGAGGAGGAGAATATAAGCAGAAAAGTGAATGAAAGGATAGAGACTGGTGAGAAAAGGCATGCCAAACTACTTCTGGAG ACCAAAGAGCTTGAAAAAGAACTTCTTCAGTCTGAAAACCAGATCAAAGCGCTGACTGAAgaagcaattaagaaaaaaaatgattacagGAATTATAATGAAGATTTtactaacaaaataaaatatctggag aatGACATCAAAACTGCAAGTGAAAATCTTCTTAAAACAGAACACGAGTTAAACGTGAGCAGGCTAGCTTTGGAAGAAAcccagaaggaaacagaagagaagtaTACAGAATACGAAGAGTTGAGGAAATCATTTTTAA aaaagaaagatgaagaggtACAAACCAAAAGAGCCATTCAGAAATCAATCAAGACTACTGGGATGCTCAAGGAGGAAATT CCAGAGCTACAGAGGCAATTGTGCATCAAGCGTGGTGCTGCAGTTAGCCAGCTGAAGCATCAAACCGAGAGTATGAAGTTGCTGGAAAGAGACAACTATGAGATCAACAGAAAACTTGACATTGTGAACGCTGAGAACTGCAGATTGAAATTA tgCAACGCgcagatgaaagaagaaatctttgcaATGAATGCTGAAGCAGGCGGCCACCAGTCAGCAATCGTGAAAATTCGGAATGACCTGGCAGTGCTTCGCG GTCTTCTCCTGAAGAGATGGTCAGAGGACAGCTCTATTCAGAAG GAATTTCTGGAGAACGAGCAGGAAATTCTGAACGCAGTGACAGCCCTACTAAGAAAAATTCAGCATCGAGAGAAAAAGATCGGTGACATTAACAGCAGGCTACGAAATAGTCTGGAAGGACTGGATtctctatttgaaaaaaaatctagaatgGACGATGATG aaTCAGATGCAGTGAAGAATAAATGA
- the L3HYPDH gene encoding trans-3-hydroxy-L-proline dehydratase isoform X2, producing the protein MAAAAAGGCGDGEGRRLPPRSLTEPTLHTVEMHTGGEPLRVIPRLEAMEEAAATGLSLLALRRHMAATQDHVRRALMHEPRGHDGMYGAVVVRGGAAADGADLAVLFLHGSGYSAMCGHAVLALGRFALDFGLVAAPQCPETAVRLRCPCGPVTAFVPWDGYRSGNPVRFHSVPAFVAATDVAIDVPGHGKVVVDISYGGTFYAFLSAEQLGLDVCSSRTRDLVSAASAVTEAVKEQFKLHHPESEDLAFIYGTILTDGKDAFSEEPTTNICVFADEQVDRSPTGSGVTARIALQYHKGLIQLNQSRTFRSSTTGSLFTGKAVKEAKFGDYNAVVVEVSGEAFYTGTATFTLEEEDPLKYGFFFK; encoded by the exons AtggcggcggcagcggcgggcGGTTGCGGTGACGGCGAGGGCCGGCGGCTGCCGCCCCGCTCGCTCACAGAGCCAACGCTGCACACCGTGGAGATGCACACGGGCGGCGAACCGCTGCGTGTCATCCCGCGGTTGGAGGCGATGGAAGAGGCGGCGGCAACCGGGCTGTCGCTGCTGGCGCTGCGGCGGCACATGGCGGCCACGCAGGACCACGTGCGGCGGGCACTGATGCACGAGCCGCGGGGCCACGACGGCATGTACGGGGCCGTGGTGGTGCGTGGCGGGGCGGCCGCCGACGGTGCCGACCTGGCAGTGCTTTTCCTGCACGGCTCCGGCTACAGCGCCATGTGCGGCCATGCCGTGCTGGCCCTCGGCCGCTTCGCCCTCGACTTCGGGCTGGTGGCAGCCCCGCAGTGCCCCGAGACCGCCGTGCGCCTGCGCTGCCCCTGCGGCCCCGTCACCGCCTTTGTGCCCTGGGACGGATACCGCAGCGGTAACCCCGTCCGCTTCCACAGCGTGCCCGCCTTTGTCGCTGCCACCG ACGTGGCCATCGACGTCCCAGGTCATGGCAAGGTGGTGGTTGACATCAGCTACGGTGGGACTTTCTATGCCTTTCTCAGCGCCGAGCAGCTGGGCCTCGACGTGTGCTCCTCAAGGACCAGAGACCTCGTTAGCGCAGCCAGCGCGGTGACGGAGGCGGTGAAGGAGCAG TTCAAGCTGCATCACCCCGAGAGCGAAGACCTGGCTTTCATCTATGGCACCATTCTGACAGATGGAAAAGACGCCTTCAGCGAGGAGCCCACCACCAACATCTGTGTGTTCGCAGATGAGCAG GTGGACCGAAGCCCGACAGGCTCCGGCGTGACAGCTCGCATTGCCCTGCAGTACCATAAGGGACTCATCCAGCTGAACCAGAGCAGAACCTTTCGGAGCAGCACCACGGGGTCCTTGTTCACGGGGAAGGCGGTGAAG GAAGCCAAGTTCGGGGACTACAATGCTGTCGTGGTGGAAGTCTCGGGAGAAGCCTTTTACACCGGCACGGCCACCTTCACGTTGGAAGAGGAGGACCCGCTGAAGTACGGGTTCTTCTTCAAGTGA
- the LOC110401545 gene encoding myosin-9-like isoform X1 yields MLRPEPGTVALPPSAVALAAIHRLQSLEKHVKNEACTFSGEVVQHLEDIIAAIEKLEEMRRNTIECLEEETIKNSKLRFRMHNFPGEIAAEMTALVAASRESGAAKMNQLQSALKNIAYEIELLDEKQTLCERQNAALCEEQERLQTQHKERVDLLNERMATKINTNVLLLETDRKIRDKEREIIRAKAALEELQEKIAEKMRQLEKEKEECDGKNREMKKILDAQEEKTEAKKRTFENLNIKLLGLQHLISLNSKAIHNEEILIAKQKEKSEHLEKKRDLKKADMAAALEKKNQIDSELQLLQSKIAQEKEDFDQELGKANEYLQNAECLNNKLKLENKAVRRKFEQALEEEKHWARRRDEMEAKLGRLSLLFNEKLEFLEKLVMKKNDLEKETEHLEDSLLISKESNAKELVSLEQKLKAENKMRLMLQWKLLYLAKRRKLFFLEEENISRKVNERIETGEKRHAKLLLETKELEKELLQSENQIKALTEEAIKKKNDYRNYNEDFTNKIKYLENDIKTASENLLKTEHELNVSRLALEETQKETEEKYTEYEELRKSFLKKKDEEVQTKRAIQKSIKTTGMLKEEIPELQRQLCIKRGAAVSQLKHQTESMKLLERDNYEINRKLDIVNAENCRLKLCNAQMKEEIFAMNAEAGGHQSAIVKIRNDLAVLRGLLLKRWSEDSSIQKEFLENEQEILNAVTALLRKIQHREKKIGDINSRLRNSLEGLDSLFEKKSRMDDDGKIHHNSSFPPFFFFSVLEEFYSICSFLAVCDKAQVVQLG; encoded by the exons aaaaacaCGTGAAAAATGAAGCCTGTACATTCAGTGGGGAAGTTGTGCAGCATCTTGAAGACATTATTGCTGCTATTGAGAAATTG GAGGAAATGCGAAGGAATACCATTGAATGCCTAGAAGAAGAGACTATAAAAAACAGCAAGCTTCGCTTCAGAATGCACAATTTTCCAGGAGAGATTGCTGCTGAGATGACAG ctCTTGTTGCTGCATCACGTGAATCTGGTGCTGCTAAGATGAATCAGCTGCAGTCTGCATTGAAAAACATTGCTTATGAAATTGAATTACTGGATGAGAAGCAAACCCTTTGTGAAAGGCAGAATGCTGCACTGTG tgaggAACAAGAGCGCCTGCAGACACAGCATAAAGAAAGAGTGGACTTACTGAATGAAAGGATGGCAACAAAAATTAACACAAATGTGCTCTTACTTGAGACTGATCGTAAAATAAGggataaagaaagagaaataatcagAGCAAAGGCAGCGTTAGAAGAACTACAAGagaaaatagctgaaaaaatgaGGCAGcttgagaaagagaaggaagaatgtGATGGAAAG aatagagaaatgaaaaaaatccttgatGCTCAGGAGGAAAAAACTGAAGCGAAAAAGCGCACGTTTGAAAACCTGAATATAAAATTATTGGGCCTGCAACATTTGATAAGTCTGAATTCAAAA GCAATACATAACGAGGAAATTCTcattgcaaaacagaaagagaagagtgaacatttggaaaaaaagagggatcTTAAAAAGGCGGACATGGCAGCAGCCTTGGAAAAGAA AAATCAGATTGATTCTGAGTTACAGCTTTTACAATCAAAAATCGCTCAAGAAAAAGAGGATTTTGATCAGGAACTTGGAAAG GCTAATGAATATCTACAAAATGCTGAATGCCTGAACAACAAACTTAAATTGGAGAACAAAGCTGTGCGCCGAAAGTTTGAGCAggcactggaagaagaaaaacactgggCCAGGAGAAGAGATGAGATGGAGGCAAA ATTGGGGAGGTTATCCCTTCTGTTCAATGAAAAGCTTGAATTTCTAGAAAAACTTGTGATGAAAAAGAATGACCTGGAGAAGGAAACTGAACATCTTGAAGACAGCCTATT aataTCCAAGGAAAGTAATGCAAAGGAACTGGTATCTCTAGAGCAAAAGttgaaggcagaaaataagATGAG ATTGATGCTTCAGTGGAAGCTACTGTACTTAGCAAAGCGAAGAAAACTCTTTTTCTTGGAGGAGGAGAATATAAGCAGAAAAGTGAATGAAAGGATAGAGACTGGTGAGAAAAGGCATGCCAAACTACTTCTGGAG ACCAAAGAGCTTGAAAAAGAACTTCTTCAGTCTGAAAACCAGATCAAAGCGCTGACTGAAgaagcaattaagaaaaaaaatgattacagGAATTATAATGAAGATTTtactaacaaaataaaatatctggag aatGACATCAAAACTGCAAGTGAAAATCTTCTTAAAACAGAACACGAGTTAAACGTGAGCAGGCTAGCTTTGGAAGAAAcccagaaggaaacagaagagaagtaTACAGAATACGAAGAGTTGAGGAAATCATTTTTAA aaaagaaagatgaagaggtACAAACCAAAAGAGCCATTCAGAAATCAATCAAGACTACTGGGATGCTCAAGGAGGAAATT CCAGAGCTACAGAGGCAATTGTGCATCAAGCGTGGTGCTGCAGTTAGCCAGCTGAAGCATCAAACCGAGAGTATGAAGTTGCTGGAAAGAGACAACTATGAGATCAACAGAAAACTTGACATTGTGAACGCTGAGAACTGCAGATTGAAATTA tgCAACGCgcagatgaaagaagaaatctttgcaATGAATGCTGAAGCAGGCGGCCACCAGTCAGCAATCGTGAAAATTCGGAATGACCTGGCAGTGCTTCGCG GTCTTCTCCTGAAGAGATGGTCAGAGGACAGCTCTATTCAGAAG GAATTTCTGGAGAACGAGCAGGAAATTCTGAACGCAGTGACAGCCCTACTAAGAAAAATTCAGCATCGAGAGAAAAAGATCGGTGACATTAACAGCAGGCTACGAAATAGTCTGGAAGGACTGGATtctctatttgaaaaaaaatctagaatgGACGATGATGGTAAGATCCACCACAACTCttcttttccaccttttttttttttttcagtcttagaGGAGTTCTATTCCATTTGTTCATTCTTGGCAGTTTGTGATAAAGCACAAGTTGTACAGCTGGGTTAG
- the LOC110401545 gene encoding putative leucine-rich repeat-containing protein DDB_G0290503 isoform X3, protein MNQLQSALKNIAYEIELLDEKQTLCERQNAALCEEQERLQTQHKERVDLLNERMATKINTNVLLLETDRKIRDKEREIIRAKAALEELQEKIAEKMRQLEKEKEECDGKNREMKKILDAQEEKTEAKKRTFENLNIKLLGLQHLISLNSKAIHNEEILIAKQKEKSEHLEKKRDLKKADMAAALEKKNQIDSELQLLQSKIAQEKEDFDQELGKANEYLQNAECLNNKLKLENKAVRRKFEQALEEEKHWARRRDEMEAKLGRLSLLFNEKLEFLEKLVMKKNDLEKETEHLEDSLLISKESNAKELVSLEQKLKAENKMRLMLQWKLLYLAKRRKLFFLEEENISRKVNERIETGEKRHAKLLLETKELEKELLQSENQIKALTEEAIKKKNDYRNYNEDFTNKIKYLENDIKTASENLLKTEHELNVSRLALEETQKETEEKYTEYEELRKSFLKKKDEEVQTKRAIQKSIKTTGMLKEEIPELQRQLCIKRGAAVSQLKHQTESMKLLERDNYEINRKLDIVNAENCRLKLCNAQMKEEIFAMNAEAGGHQSAIVKIRNDLAVLRGLLLKRWSEDSSIQKEFLENEQEILNAVTALLRKIQHREKKIGDINSRLRNSLEGLDSLFEKKSRMDDDGKIHHNSSFPPFFFFSVLEEFYSICSFLAVCDKAQVVQLG, encoded by the exons ATGAATCAGCTGCAGTCTGCATTGAAAAACATTGCTTATGAAATTGAATTACTGGATGAGAAGCAAACCCTTTGTGAAAGGCAGAATGCTGCACTGTG tgaggAACAAGAGCGCCTGCAGACACAGCATAAAGAAAGAGTGGACTTACTGAATGAAAGGATGGCAACAAAAATTAACACAAATGTGCTCTTACTTGAGACTGATCGTAAAATAAGggataaagaaagagaaataatcagAGCAAAGGCAGCGTTAGAAGAACTACAAGagaaaatagctgaaaaaatgaGGCAGcttgagaaagagaaggaagaatgtGATGGAAAG aatagagaaatgaaaaaaatccttgatGCTCAGGAGGAAAAAACTGAAGCGAAAAAGCGCACGTTTGAAAACCTGAATATAAAATTATTGGGCCTGCAACATTTGATAAGTCTGAATTCAAAA GCAATACATAACGAGGAAATTCTcattgcaaaacagaaagagaagagtgaacatttggaaaaaaagagggatcTTAAAAAGGCGGACATGGCAGCAGCCTTGGAAAAGAA AAATCAGATTGATTCTGAGTTACAGCTTTTACAATCAAAAATCGCTCAAGAAAAAGAGGATTTTGATCAGGAACTTGGAAAG GCTAATGAATATCTACAAAATGCTGAATGCCTGAACAACAAACTTAAATTGGAGAACAAAGCTGTGCGCCGAAAGTTTGAGCAggcactggaagaagaaaaacactgggCCAGGAGAAGAGATGAGATGGAGGCAAA ATTGGGGAGGTTATCCCTTCTGTTCAATGAAAAGCTTGAATTTCTAGAAAAACTTGTGATGAAAAAGAATGACCTGGAGAAGGAAACTGAACATCTTGAAGACAGCCTATT aataTCCAAGGAAAGTAATGCAAAGGAACTGGTATCTCTAGAGCAAAAGttgaaggcagaaaataagATGAG ATTGATGCTTCAGTGGAAGCTACTGTACTTAGCAAAGCGAAGAAAACTCTTTTTCTTGGAGGAGGAGAATATAAGCAGAAAAGTGAATGAAAGGATAGAGACTGGTGAGAAAAGGCATGCCAAACTACTTCTGGAG ACCAAAGAGCTTGAAAAAGAACTTCTTCAGTCTGAAAACCAGATCAAAGCGCTGACTGAAgaagcaattaagaaaaaaaatgattacagGAATTATAATGAAGATTTtactaacaaaataaaatatctggag aatGACATCAAAACTGCAAGTGAAAATCTTCTTAAAACAGAACACGAGTTAAACGTGAGCAGGCTAGCTTTGGAAGAAAcccagaaggaaacagaagagaagtaTACAGAATACGAAGAGTTGAGGAAATCATTTTTAA aaaagaaagatgaagaggtACAAACCAAAAGAGCCATTCAGAAATCAATCAAGACTACTGGGATGCTCAAGGAGGAAATT CCAGAGCTACAGAGGCAATTGTGCATCAAGCGTGGTGCTGCAGTTAGCCAGCTGAAGCATCAAACCGAGAGTATGAAGTTGCTGGAAAGAGACAACTATGAGATCAACAGAAAACTTGACATTGTGAACGCTGAGAACTGCAGATTGAAATTA tgCAACGCgcagatgaaagaagaaatctttgcaATGAATGCTGAAGCAGGCGGCCACCAGTCAGCAATCGTGAAAATTCGGAATGACCTGGCAGTGCTTCGCG GTCTTCTCCTGAAGAGATGGTCAGAGGACAGCTCTATTCAGAAG GAATTTCTGGAGAACGAGCAGGAAATTCTGAACGCAGTGACAGCCCTACTAAGAAAAATTCAGCATCGAGAGAAAAAGATCGGTGACATTAACAGCAGGCTACGAAATAGTCTGGAAGGACTGGATtctctatttgaaaaaaaatctagaatgGACGATGATGGTAAGATCCACCACAACTCttcttttccaccttttttttttttttcagtcttagaGGAGTTCTATTCCATTTGTTCATTCTTGGCAGTTTGTGATAAAGCACAAGTTGTACAGCTGGGTTAG